A genomic stretch from Desulfohalobium retbaense DSM 5692 includes:
- the nikR gene encoding nickel-responsive transcriptional regulator NikR — protein MNKAVRVAITLDPTLLNKFDELCAKQSYQNRSEAIRDLIRNSLVQQEWREEETGESVGTLTLVYDHHHSDLAQRMTEIQHEALDIIVTSLHLHIDAHNCMEVLILRGPNTLIRDTAQRIISTRGVKHGKLTLSTTGKDLV, from the coding sequence ATGAACAAAGCTGTCCGGGTCGCCATCACCCTCGATCCGACCCTGCTCAACAAATTCGACGAACTGTGCGCCAAGCAGAGCTATCAAAACCGCTCCGAAGCCATTCGGGACCTCATTCGCAACAGCCTGGTCCAGCAGGAGTGGCGTGAAGAGGAGACCGGTGAAAGCGTCGGGACCCTGACGCTGGTCTACGACCACCACCACAGCGATCTCGCCCAACGGATGACTGAAATCCAGCACGAAGCCCTGGACATCATCGTCACCTCCCTGCACTTGCATATCGACGCCCACAACTGCATGGAAGTCCTGATTCTGCGAGGGCCCAACACCCTGATCCGTGATACGGCCCAGCGCATCATTTCCACCAGGGGCGTCAAACACGGCAAACTCACCCTCTCGACCACCGGAAAGGATCTCGTCTAG
- a CDS encoding histidine phosphatase family protein, whose protein sequence is MSEAHQALCIAMVGLPARGKSTLAQKIQDGLAADGVRAAIFNNGEMRRALDRNDTTAPDFYHPANTEAAGVREKIAALNIQRAREFLRDGGQVAILDATNVSRKRREFVERQMHDIPLLFLECFNEDEEILEENILQKARLSEFAHLETRQATASFKKRIEYYRRLFCPLGEERNFIRQDSFLNTIHAIQILDRIPYFEQLRDLLVTDFVPNLYVARHGTSVFNLENRVGGDSPLAQAGHQQAKRLAATFRDTPLSMVFTSTRRRTRQTAAYVLEAQQTAPPLYSMELFDEIDCGICEEMDYEEVKRRRPDVHRGRVEDKYNFVYPGGEGYRNMRARIERGVRKALYLSGGSRHILIIGHRAVNRLILSYFLYRRPADVPYLYIPQDRYFHISCAQNERRIRLRPLLS, encoded by the coding sequence ATGAGTGAAGCCCACCAAGCGCTGTGCATCGCCATGGTCGGACTGCCGGCCCGAGGGAAGTCCACGTTGGCCCAGAAAATCCAGGATGGGCTCGCTGCAGACGGGGTCCGGGCCGCCATTTTCAATAACGGCGAAATGCGCCGCGCCCTTGACCGCAACGACACCACCGCCCCGGATTTCTACCACCCCGCAAACACCGAGGCGGCCGGAGTGAGAGAAAAAATCGCCGCCTTGAACATCCAGCGGGCCCGTGAGTTCCTGCGCGATGGCGGCCAGGTCGCGATCCTGGACGCCACCAACGTCAGCCGCAAACGGCGGGAATTCGTCGAACGCCAAATGCACGACATCCCGCTGCTATTCCTGGAATGCTTCAACGAAGATGAGGAAATCCTGGAGGAAAACATCCTTCAAAAAGCTCGGCTCTCCGAGTTCGCTCATCTCGAGACCAGGCAGGCCACGGCTTCGTTTAAAAAACGGATTGAATACTACCGGCGCCTTTTTTGCCCCCTGGGAGAGGAACGGAATTTCATCCGCCAGGATTCGTTTCTGAACACCATCCACGCCATCCAGATCCTGGACCGCATCCCGTATTTCGAACAATTGCGGGACCTGCTGGTCACGGACTTCGTGCCCAATCTCTATGTCGCTCGCCACGGTACATCGGTCTTCAATCTCGAAAACCGCGTCGGCGGGGATTCCCCACTGGCCCAGGCGGGCCACCAACAGGCAAAACGCCTTGCGGCCACTTTCAGGGACACACCACTGTCCATGGTCTTCACCAGCACCAGGCGTCGCACCCGGCAGACCGCCGCCTATGTACTGGAGGCACAGCAAACAGCACCACCGCTGTACAGTATGGAGCTCTTCGATGAGATCGATTGCGGGATATGTGAAGAAATGGACTATGAGGAGGTCAAGCGGCGGCGACCTGACGTGCACCGGGGGCGGGTGGAAGACAAATACAACTTCGTCTACCCCGGCGGAGAGGGGTACCGGAACATGCGCGCCCGCATTGAGCGCGGGGTACGCAAAGCGCTGTATCTTTCCGGCGGCAGCCGGCATATCTTGATTATCGGCCACCGGGCGGTCAACCGCTTGATTCTGAGCTATTTTCTCTACCGCCGCCCTGCAGATGTGCCTTATCTCTACATCCCCCAGGACCGGTATTTCCATATTTCCTGTGCCCAAAACGAACGTCGCATCCGCCTGCGCCCCCTGCTGAGCTAG
- a CDS encoding TolC family protein — MPPETAASPPQRVQQFAVPPAPAPNATTPSLASPLSLDAALQRAIADNPQRRIVAARLARAEAVIAERQAAFWPQVSLYTEHLQGESPSASLFKSIDQRRLDQRNVDFNRPGRFQNFETGIKANLQVFNGRRDTLRLQIAKHRRAALTHTRAEVINDLCTAVTETFCTILAAEETVATSKHRVTLLREEVRMAKIRFEAGGTLKADVLSLQSRLSQAKSAHTRARARASSARAALAVLLDLPPDQCPDITGSPRLPVQLPATYHKARTYALNHHPALTRAREQTEQARLGLDLAWAAYLPRLLAQGKYYHDDPHMAYSRERENWTLGLVLDWQLFSGLSRQAKVEQARGRMAEVRARNRQTRQRILQNLKQDLAEREAARDRLQASRHRVEQASEALRLVRIRYQGGSATLTRFLSAELARYAAQEAETASRFDLLRIQAAIARDIGAWHRRFGSFAPSTAQSAP, encoded by the coding sequence ATGCCGCCGGAAACGGCCGCCTCGCCACCGCAGCGCGTGCAGCAGTTCGCTGTCCCCCCCGCACCGGCCCCGAACGCCACGACACCTTCCCTCGCCTCCCCTCTCTCCCTGGACGCGGCCTTGCAGCGGGCCATAGCCGACAACCCCCAGCGCAGAATCGTTGCTGCGCGTTTGGCACGGGCCGAGGCCGTTATCGCCGAGCGACAGGCCGCTTTCTGGCCCCAAGTAAGCCTGTATACCGAACACCTTCAGGGAGAATCTCCGTCGGCTTCCCTTTTTAAAAGTATCGACCAGCGCCGCCTCGACCAGCGGAATGTTGACTTCAACCGCCCCGGGCGATTTCAAAATTTTGAAACCGGCATCAAGGCCAACCTCCAGGTGTTCAACGGACGACGCGACACGTTGCGGTTGCAAATAGCCAAACACCGCCGAGCCGCTCTGACCCACACTCGGGCCGAAGTGATCAACGATCTCTGCACCGCCGTCACCGAGACCTTCTGCACCATCCTGGCAGCTGAGGAGACCGTGGCCACCTCCAAGCACCGCGTCACACTCCTGCGGGAGGAGGTCCGGATGGCCAAAATCCGCTTCGAAGCCGGTGGCACCCTGAAAGCCGATGTCCTTTCCTTGCAGAGCCGCCTCTCCCAGGCCAAATCGGCCCACACCCGGGCCCGTGCCAGGGCCTCGTCCGCTCGGGCCGCTCTGGCGGTTTTATTGGACCTGCCACCGGACCAATGCCCGGACATCACCGGATCACCCCGACTCCCGGTCCAACTCCCCGCCACCTACCACAAGGCCAGGACCTATGCCCTCAACCACCATCCCGCCTTGACCCGAGCCCGAGAACAGACCGAACAGGCCCGTCTTGGACTGGACCTGGCCTGGGCCGCGTACCTGCCGCGTCTCCTCGCCCAGGGAAAATATTATCACGACGATCCGCATATGGCCTATTCCCGCGAGCGGGAGAACTGGACTCTGGGTCTTGTGCTGGACTGGCAGCTTTTTTCAGGCCTGAGCCGGCAGGCCAAAGTCGAACAAGCCAGAGGCCGCATGGCCGAGGTCCGGGCCCGAAACCGGCAGACCCGGCAACGCATCCTGCAAAATCTCAAACAGGATCTGGCCGAACGCGAAGCGGCCAGGGACCGGTTGCAGGCGAGTCGCCACCGGGTAGAACAGGCCAGTGAAGCTCTGCGCCTGGTCCGAATTCGCTATCAGGGCGGCTCTGCCACATTGACCCGATTTTTATCCGCCGAACTCGCCCGCTACGCCGCCCAAGAAGCCGAGACAGCCAGCCGGTTCGATCTCCTTCGGATTCAAGCCGCCATAGCCCGGGATATCGGCGCGTGGCACCGCCGCTTCGGCTCATTTGCACCATCGACCGCTCAGAGCGCCCCCTGA
- the folE2 gene encoding GTP cyclohydrolase FolE2 codes for MQDVQNTPAGIPLAIDRVGVKDLRFPLLVQDRERGHQHTVSRVDMFVDLPAHFKGTHMSRFVEVLQDFSGILDYPNFKNLLREVRQRLQAHRAHLSFSFPYFLHQNAPVSASASLMDYQCTLHGELDDADQLRMFLQVQVPVMTVCPCSLAIADEGAHSQRAMVTMNCRFAGMLWLEDLIHIGQHAASCQVHSLLKREDEKFVTEKAFATPTFVEDVVRNAAHQLQSHELISWFRVEVESFESIHNHSAYACIEAPGSQTGAGQ; via the coding sequence GTGCAGGATGTCCAGAATACTCCGGCCGGCATCCCGCTGGCCATAGACCGTGTCGGGGTCAAAGATTTACGTTTTCCTCTGCTTGTCCAGGATCGGGAACGCGGCCACCAACATACCGTGTCCCGGGTCGATATGTTTGTCGACCTCCCGGCCCATTTCAAGGGCACGCATATGAGCCGTTTTGTGGAGGTCTTGCAGGACTTCTCCGGGATTCTTGACTATCCGAACTTCAAAAACCTCCTGCGTGAGGTCCGGCAACGACTGCAGGCACACCGAGCCCATTTGAGCTTCAGCTTTCCCTATTTCCTGCACCAAAACGCCCCGGTCAGCGCCAGCGCATCGCTCATGGACTACCAATGCACGCTGCATGGCGAACTCGACGATGCAGACCAACTGCGGATGTTCCTCCAGGTCCAGGTTCCGGTGATGACCGTCTGTCCCTGTTCCCTGGCCATCGCCGACGAGGGGGCCCACAGCCAGCGGGCCATGGTGACCATGAACTGCCGCTTTGCCGGCATGCTCTGGCTGGAGGATCTCATCCACATCGGCCAGCACGCGGCCTCGTGCCAGGTCCACTCCCTGCTCAAGCGCGAAGACGAGAAATTCGTGACCGAAAAAGCCTTCGCCACTCCGACCTTTGTCGAGGACGTCGTCCGTAACGCCGCGCACCAACTCCAGTCCCACGAGCTCATAAGCTGGTTCCGCGTGGAAGTGGAAAGCTTCGAATCCATCCACAACCACAGCGCCTACGCCTGTATTGAAGCCCCCGGCTCCCAGACTGGCGCGGGTCAATAA
- a CDS encoding iron-containing alcohol dehydrogenase codes for MEITKFAIPEIIFGNNGLEYLASCARRHGAQKVFFVSDSGLERSGWVQRACDILDRDRLPWTYFNMVESNPRDYQIEKGAAQYAQEGADVIIALGGGSPLDTAKGIALLASNGGRVRDYEGANRIEHPLPPMIFLPSTAGSGSDISQFAIITDVERQVKMAIISRTLVPNISIIDPVILQTKPPELIITSAIDALAHAIESYVSPIASPFSETQSLQSIKLIVTNLQHAQATGDPEALKQLSIASTAAGMAFSNAGLGIDHALAHSLGGVFDVMHGIVHPILLPPIMRFNLPSCPEKMHRIGATVLGRRHTDSNGLALAGIEWLEDFFQSFQIPTRLGEILPSGTDLMPICHMATLDACMLSNPRPASPDDLFTLCQEVW; via the coding sequence ATGGAAATCACCAAATTTGCCATCCCGGAGATCATCTTCGGTAACAACGGCCTGGAATACCTCGCCTCCTGTGCCCGACGCCACGGAGCCCAAAAGGTCTTTTTCGTCAGTGACAGCGGACTGGAGCGCTCCGGTTGGGTCCAACGGGCCTGCGATATTCTGGATCGGGACCGCTTGCCCTGGACCTATTTCAACATGGTCGAATCCAATCCCCGGGACTATCAGATTGAAAAGGGCGCGGCCCAATACGCCCAGGAAGGAGCCGATGTCATCATCGCCCTGGGAGGCGGGAGCCCGCTGGACACGGCCAAAGGGATTGCCCTTCTGGCCAGCAACGGTGGACGGGTCCGGGATTATGAGGGAGCCAACCGGATCGAGCACCCGTTGCCGCCAATGATCTTTCTGCCCTCCACCGCCGGCAGCGGCTCCGACATCTCCCAATTCGCCATCATCACCGACGTGGAACGCCAGGTCAAAATGGCCATCATCAGCCGAACCCTGGTCCCGAACATCTCCATTATCGATCCGGTCATCCTGCAGACCAAACCGCCGGAACTCATCATCACCTCGGCCATCGACGCCCTGGCCCACGCCATTGAATCCTACGTCTCGCCGATCGCTTCCCCGTTCAGCGAGACCCAGTCCCTGCAGAGCATCAAACTCATCGTCACCAATCTCCAACACGCCCAGGCCACCGGCGACCCTGAGGCCCTCAAACAACTGAGCATCGCCAGCACCGCTGCCGGCATGGCCTTCAGCAACGCCGGCCTGGGCATCGACCATGCCCTGGCCCATTCCCTCGGCGGGGTCTTCGACGTCATGCACGGCATTGTCCACCCGATTTTGCTGCCCCCGATCATGCGTTTTAATCTCCCCTCCTGCCCGGAAAAAATGCACCGCATCGGGGCCACGGTTCTGGGACGCCGGCACACGGACAGCAACGGACTCGCCCTGGCTGGAATCGAATGGCTGGAGGACTTCTTCCAGTCCTTCCAGATCCCGACCCGTTTGGGCGAAATCCTTCCCTCGGGCACTGATCTGATGCCCATCTGCCACATGGCCACCCTGGATGCCTGTATGCTCAGCAACCCCAGGCCGGCATCGCCTGACGATCTGTTCACCCTCTGTCAGGAGG
- a CDS encoding efflux RND transporter permease subunit, which translates to MAHEGRSVRGVIPSIVNTFLNPQLPILLIILALGVGLTAILLTPKEEEPQIVVPLADIVVQAPGASAAEVENQVATPLENLLWQIEGVEYVYSISRKDSAVVTVRFHVGQDHERAMVRLQNKVGRNLERAPALVKNWVIKPISIDDVPILNLTLYSETYDDHELYRIGQETLHHLSEVENISRTEIVGGRPREIRVELAPDRLAGYNVTANQIHQALAAADHSVHAGSFNQANRRYILSANNFLTSTREVERLVVGVHEDKPVLLRDVARIMDGPQEASVYSRISFSRLYRQRQVNTGAHPQGSNGSFPAVTLAVGKKKGTNAVWVARNVLDRLEELKDSVIPDGVHVEVTRNYGQTAQTKVNNLLSSLGFAVLTVVVLLAFTLGRREALIVALAVPISFALALFVNYLLGYTINRVTLFALILSLGLVVDDPITNVDNIQRHIRMGKLPPRSATLAAVQEVLPPVLISTLAIIVSFTPMFFITGMMGPYMAPMAANVPLTVIFSTVCALTIVPWLALTLLRRERLTPDESGAGQQSSPSSGTPAWIHSLYRKICSPFLDSRLKRWLLTGAIGLGLAAAVSLPLLRLVPLKMLPFDNKNEFQLVFDMPEGTPLEATNKAVLAFEDYLRQVPEVTSVVATVGDASPIDFNGMVRHYYLRQAPHQADIRVNLVDKPDREMQSHGITLRLRNDLTKLARRHGVDLKIVEIPPGPPVLATVVAEIYGSPGTPYAKMLQGAANMTSIMRKEPGVVDIDTSASAARPRRNFVVDKEKAALHAIPTSRITQTLRLAMSGTTPATLHAPRERAPLLIRPILPRAHRSEQTALLDLRLRGKGGALVPLGELGHFEQVAEDQPIYHKNLKRVVYAQAETAGRSPATAILDMQSRLEHNPLSADLQAEWAGEGEWKITLRVFRDLGLANIAALAGIYILLSIQTGSFALPLLILLAVPLTLLGIMPGFWLLNIFTASPVNGYANPVFFTATAMIGMITLGGIVIRNAVVLIEFVHESLQQGHDFREAILQSGAIRLRPIVLTAMTTALGAWPITRDPIFSGLAWALIFGLVASTVFTLLIVPVTYYALYTSRYSQESGHE; encoded by the coding sequence ATGGCACATGAGGGGCGGTCCGTTCGCGGCGTCATCCCGAGTATCGTCAACACCTTCCTCAACCCTCAACTCCCGATTCTGCTGATCATTCTCGCCCTCGGGGTAGGACTGACGGCCATTTTGCTGACCCCCAAGGAAGAGGAGCCGCAAATCGTGGTCCCTCTGGCCGACATCGTTGTCCAGGCCCCGGGAGCCAGCGCGGCTGAAGTGGAAAACCAGGTCGCCACCCCCCTGGAAAATCTGCTCTGGCAAATCGAGGGCGTGGAATATGTCTACTCCATTTCGCGCAAGGACAGCGCTGTGGTCACCGTCCGCTTCCACGTCGGCCAGGACCACGAACGGGCCATGGTCCGGCTGCAGAACAAGGTCGGCCGGAATCTGGAACGGGCGCCGGCGCTGGTCAAAAACTGGGTCATCAAACCGATTTCCATCGACGATGTGCCCATTTTGAACCTGACCCTGTATTCCGAGACCTACGATGACCACGAACTCTACCGCATAGGGCAGGAAACACTCCACCATTTGAGCGAAGTGGAAAACATTTCCCGGACCGAGATTGTGGGCGGTCGGCCGCGGGAAATCCGTGTCGAACTCGCGCCGGACCGTCTGGCCGGATACAATGTTACTGCCAATCAGATCCACCAGGCCCTGGCTGCAGCCGACCACTCCGTACACGCCGGGAGCTTCAACCAGGCCAACCGGCGCTACATCCTCAGCGCCAACAATTTTTTGACCAGCACCCGCGAGGTTGAACGTCTCGTGGTGGGCGTGCATGAGGACAAACCTGTCCTGCTCAGGGATGTCGCCCGGATAATGGACGGTCCCCAAGAAGCGTCTGTCTATAGCCGCATCAGTTTTTCCCGACTGTACCGGCAGCGCCAGGTTAATACTGGCGCACACCCGCAAGGCTCGAACGGGAGTTTTCCGGCCGTCACCCTCGCCGTGGGCAAGAAAAAAGGGACCAACGCCGTGTGGGTGGCCCGGAACGTCCTGGACAGGCTGGAGGAACTCAAGGATTCAGTCATTCCCGACGGGGTGCATGTCGAAGTCACCCGCAATTACGGCCAAACAGCCCAGACCAAGGTCAACAACCTCCTCAGTTCCCTGGGCTTCGCCGTTCTGACCGTCGTGGTCTTGCTGGCTTTCACCCTGGGGCGTCGCGAAGCACTCATCGTGGCCCTGGCCGTGCCCATCAGCTTTGCTCTGGCCTTGTTCGTCAATTATCTCCTGGGTTACACCATCAATCGGGTCACCCTGTTTGCCCTGATCCTCTCCCTGGGCTTGGTCGTCGACGACCCAATAACCAATGTGGACAACATCCAGCGCCACATCCGCATGGGGAAACTGCCTCCCCGCTCAGCAACCCTGGCCGCCGTGCAGGAGGTATTGCCACCGGTATTGATTTCCACCCTGGCTATTATCGTCTCGTTTACTCCAATGTTTTTCATCACCGGGATGATGGGCCCATACATGGCCCCCATGGCCGCCAATGTCCCATTGACGGTCATCTTTTCCACTGTCTGCGCTCTAACCATTGTCCCCTGGCTCGCCTTGACCCTGTTGCGCCGCGAGCGGTTGACCCCGGACGAATCCGGGGCAGGGCAGCAGTCGAGTCCGAGCAGTGGGACCCCGGCCTGGATCCACAGCCTGTATCGGAAAATCTGTTCTCCGTTTCTGGATTCACGTCTCAAACGGTGGCTCTTGACTGGTGCGATCGGCCTCGGCCTTGCCGCGGCAGTGAGTCTGCCCCTTTTGCGCCTGGTACCATTGAAGATGCTCCCCTTTGACAATAAAAACGAATTCCAGCTGGTTTTCGACATGCCCGAGGGGACGCCGCTCGAGGCCACGAACAAGGCGGTCCTTGCCTTCGAAGACTATTTGCGCCAGGTCCCCGAAGTCACCTCTGTGGTCGCCACAGTCGGTGACGCCTCCCCCATCGATTTCAACGGCATGGTCCGCCACTATTATTTACGCCAAGCACCACACCAGGCCGACATCCGGGTCAATCTCGTGGACAAACCGGACAGGGAGATGCAGAGCCACGGCATCACCCTGCGGCTGCGAAACGATTTGACGAAACTGGCCCGCCGCCACGGCGTGGACCTGAAAATCGTGGAAATCCCCCCCGGTCCTCCGGTATTGGCTACAGTGGTCGCCGAAATCTATGGCAGTCCCGGCACCCCCTACGCAAAGATGCTCCAGGGCGCTGCAAACATGACCTCAATCATGCGCAAGGAGCCGGGAGTGGTGGACATCGACACCAGTGCCAGCGCTGCGAGACCACGGCGGAATTTTGTCGTGGACAAGGAAAAAGCCGCCTTGCACGCCATCCCCACCTCTCGCATCACCCAGACCCTGCGCCTGGCCATGAGCGGAACCACACCGGCGACACTCCATGCCCCGCGAGAACGCGCCCCTTTGCTGATTCGCCCCATCTTGCCACGAGCCCACCGCTCCGAACAGACCGCCCTTCTCGACCTGCGCCTGCGCGGCAAGGGCGGTGCCCTTGTGCCTTTGGGGGAACTCGGCCATTTCGAACAGGTGGCCGAAGACCAGCCGATCTATCACAAAAATCTGAAGCGTGTCGTCTACGCCCAGGCCGAAACCGCGGGACGTTCGCCGGCCACCGCCATTTTGGATATGCAGTCGCGGCTGGAGCACAATCCGCTCTCTGCGGATCTCCAGGCCGAATGGGCAGGTGAGGGAGAATGGAAAATCACACTGCGCGTTTTTCGGGACCTTGGCCTGGCGAATATCGCCGCCCTGGCCGGGATCTACATCCTGTTGAGCATTCAGACCGGCTCCTTTGCCTTGCCGCTGCTTATCCTGCTGGCAGTGCCTCTGACCCTGCTGGGCATCATGCCCGGGTTCTGGCTGCTGAACATCTTCACTGCTTCACCGGTGAACGGGTATGCCAACCCGGTTTTTTTCACCGCCACAGCCATGATCGGCATGATCACCCTGGGGGGAATCGTCATTCGCAACGCCGTGGTCCTGATCGAATTCGTCCACGAATCCCTGCAGCAAGGGCACGACTTCCGGGAAGCCATCCTCCAGAGCGGGGCCATCCGGCTGCGGCCAATTGTCTTGACCGCCATGACCACGGCCCTGGGCGCCTGGCCGATCACCCGGGACCCTATCTTTTCCGGCCTGGCCTGGGCCCTGATTTTCGGACTTGTGGCCTCCACCGTCTTTACGCTGCTTATTGTCCCGGTGACCTATTACGCCCTGTATACATCCCGTTATTCCCAGGAGAGTGGCCATGAGTGA
- the amrB gene encoding AmmeMemoRadiSam system protein B — protein MRRSPIVAGQFYPGTKTAWEQQVRTYLAQATAPQSPSLMAMVPHAGYPFSGPVAGKTLGAASLPETLLLLGPNHTGLGKALALWSRGAWDIPGASLAIEEKLAGAIVHGCPHIASDEAAHLREHSLEVILPFLWALNPRTRIVPLAVAEHHLPTLLETAEHLHTVLGRQQQQVGIVVSSDMSHFISEQEAKHLDDMALQRILDLDPEGLYNTVRNNRISMCGVLPMTLGLQLVKRMGAVSAKLVDYATSADATGDRSQVVGYAGVLLS, from the coding sequence ATGCGCAGATCACCGATAGTCGCCGGCCAATTTTATCCAGGAACCAAGACCGCCTGGGAGCAACAGGTGCGCACCTACCTCGCCCAGGCCACTGCTCCACAATCGCCCAGTCTCATGGCCATGGTCCCCCATGCTGGCTATCCCTTTTCCGGGCCTGTCGCCGGGAAAACCTTGGGGGCGGCCTCCCTGCCAGAGACCCTTTTGCTGCTTGGCCCCAACCACACCGGTCTTGGCAAAGCGTTGGCCTTATGGTCCCGGGGAGCCTGGGATATCCCCGGTGCCTCCCTCGCCATTGAAGAAAAGCTGGCTGGAGCAATCGTCCATGGTTGCCCGCATATCGCAAGCGACGAAGCCGCCCACTTGCGGGAACATTCCCTGGAGGTCATCTTGCCTTTTCTGTGGGCATTGAATCCCCGCACCCGTATCGTCCCTCTCGCCGTAGCCGAACACCATCTCCCGACGCTTTTGGAAACCGCCGAGCACCTCCATACGGTTCTTGGAAGACAGCAACAGCAGGTCGGTATTGTTGTCTCCTCGGACATGAGTCACTTCATATCCGAGCAGGAAGCCAAACATCTGGACGATATGGCCCTGCAAAGGATCCTGGACCTGGACCCCGAAGGGCTTTACAATACGGTACGCAACAACAGGATCTCTATGTGTGGGGTGCTGCCCATGACCCTCGGACTGCAATTGGTGAAACGAATGGGGGCTGTGTCAGCCAAACTTGTGGACTACGCAACCTCCGCAGACGCCACCGGGGACAGATCGCAGGTGGTCGGCTACGCTGGAGTGCTCCTCAGCTGA
- a CDS encoding efflux RND transporter periplasmic adaptor subunit, producing MNLRNLLSTALGIAILAGLVLYTGGFFESGGISPDSVSRPQPTQGPTPSRTATAHLKTISQTTTAPGTVAPRTTMRVEAQVAAQITSIAVTAGDRVSTGETLIQLEHNRLDTAVEQARQHLVKRQSQLDQARENLPAAQAEFNATQAQWRRIKTYFKAEAATKQELEQARAAFHRARSRLTTARKRIGQAAAGVEVARQKLRAARIKRGYARLTAPADGQVAKRLADPGDQARPGTPLLVLHTDRTLRLEARVPESRLAHVRQGHNATVHIPALPAALSGTIEEIIPSADPRTRTFTVKVALPDYSGLQPGMFGRLEVASGTRQAVFVPEGAVRPMGQLDIVRVRQQQGWQDILVTTGVHRDEMIEILSGVAPGDEIALAGGGHGT from the coding sequence ATGAACCTGAGAAACCTCCTGTCCACAGCGCTTGGTATCGCGATTCTGGCCGGACTGGTGCTGTATACCGGCGGCTTTTTCGAGTCCGGCGGCATCAGCCCCGACTCCGTCTCCCGGCCGCAACCAACGCAAGGGCCAACGCCATCCCGGACGGCGACCGCCCATCTGAAAACCATCAGCCAGACCACCACAGCCCCGGGAACCGTGGCCCCCCGCACCACGATGCGGGTTGAAGCCCAGGTCGCGGCCCAGATCACCTCTATTGCCGTCACTGCCGGCGATCGGGTCAGCACAGGCGAGACCCTGATACAGCTGGAGCACAACCGGTTGGACACGGCGGTAGAACAGGCCCGGCAGCACCTGGTCAAGCGCCAGTCCCAACTCGATCAGGCCCGAGAGAATCTTCCGGCGGCCCAGGCGGAGTTCAACGCCACACAGGCCCAATGGCGACGGATCAAAACCTATTTCAAGGCCGAAGCCGCCACAAAACAGGAATTGGAGCAGGCCCGAGCCGCTTTCCACCGCGCCCGGTCCCGCCTGACCACGGCCCGCAAGCGGATCGGCCAAGCCGCAGCAGGAGTGGAAGTTGCACGCCAAAAACTGCGGGCCGCACGTATCAAGCGCGGCTACGCCCGACTCACTGCTCCGGCCGACGGCCAAGTCGCCAAACGGTTGGCAGACCCGGGCGACCAGGCCCGGCCAGGCACCCCATTGCTGGTCTTGCATACGGACCGCACCCTGCGGCTTGAGGCCCGCGTTCCGGAGAGCCGTTTGGCCCATGTGCGCCAGGGGCACAACGCCACTGTCCATATTCCCGCCCTGCCCGCTGCACTCTCAGGAACCATAGAAGAAATCATCCCTTCGGCTGACCCGCGGACCCGCACCTTCACCGTCAAAGTTGCCCTGCCCGACTACTCCGGCCTCCAGCCTGGGATGTTCGGGCGCCTCGAAGTGGCCTCCGGAACCCGGCAGGCGGTCTTCGTGCCCGAGGGCGCCGTGCGCCCAATGGGCCAGTTGGATATAGTCCGGGTCAGACAGCAACAGGGGTGGCAGGACATCCTGGTCACCACAGGCGTCCACCGCGATGAGATGATCGAGATCCTCTCCGGAGTCGCTCCCGGTGACGAGATCGCCCTCGCAGGAGGCGGCCATGGCACATGA
- a CDS encoding Hpt domain-containing protein translates to MSESPVQEHIDPALVPLMPRFWSNARQEFQAMNEALNHREWTTLRRLAHGSKGAAAGFGLQGLAGIAKNLEGAASTGDQEQAAFQLARLQTYLDSVQVLPRE, encoded by the coding sequence ATGTCCGAAAGCCCCGTCCAGGAACACATCGACCCGGCTCTGGTGCCTCTTATGCCCCGTTTCTGGAGCAATGCCCGCCAAGAATTCCAGGCCATGAACGAGGCCCTGAATCACCGGGAGTGGACGACCCTACGCCGCCTCGCCCATGGCAGTAAGGGCGCTGCCGCCGGATTCGGGCTCCAGGGTCTGGCCGGAATCGCCAAAAATCTGGAGGGGGCCGCCTCCACAGGGGACCAGGAGCAGGCTGCGTTCCAGCTTGCCCGCCTCCAGACCTATCTGGACAGTGTTCAGGTCCTGCCCAGGGAGTAA